A region from the Lolium perenne isolate Kyuss_39 chromosome 4, Kyuss_2.0, whole genome shotgun sequence genome encodes:
- the LOC127293297 gene encoding SKP1-like protein 1 yields the protein MAAEDKKITLKSSDGEQFEVDEAVAMESQTIRHMIEDDCADNGIPLPNVTAIILSKVIEYCSKHVQAADGAAAADGAPAPAPAEDLKNWDAEFVKVDQATLFDLILAANYLNIKGLLDLTCQTVADMIKGKTPEEIRKTFNIKNDFTAEEEEEIRRENQWAFE from the coding sequence ATGGCGGCCGAGGACAAGAAGATCACGCTCAAGTCCTCGGACGGCGAGCAGTTCGAGGTGGACGAGGCAGTGGCGATGGAGTCGCAGACGATCCGCCACATGATCGAGGACGACTGCGCCGACAACGGGATCCCGCTCCCCAACGTCACCGCCATTATCCTCTCCAAGGTCATCGAGTACTGCAGCAAGCACGTCCAGGCGGCCGACGGCGCCGCGGCGGCGGACGGAGCTCCCGCCCCGGCCCCCGCCGAGGACCTCAAGAACTGGGACGCCGAGTTCGTCAAGGTCGACCAGGCCACGCTCTTCGACCTCATCCTCGCCGCCAACTACCTCAACATCAAGGGCCTGCTCGACCTCACCTGCCAGACCGTCGCCGACATGATCAAGGGCAAGACCCCCGAGGAGATCCGCAAGACCTTCAACATCAAGAACGACTTcaccgccgaggaggaggaggagatccgcAGGGAGAACCAGTGGGCTTTCGAGTAA